GACGACGGGGGCAATCTCCTCGTAGCTCAGCCCCGCGAAGAACCGGAGTTGCACCAGCTGCCCGAGCCTGGCGTCGTGCTGCTCCAGGCGCACCAGTGCCTCCTCGATCGCCAGCAGGTCTTCCGCGCGATCCACCGCTGGCAGCGCCCCTTCATCCAGCGAGACCGCGCGCACGCCACCACCGCGCTTCTCAGCCACACGCGCCCGCGCGTGATCCACGAGCACGTACCGCATCGCGCGGGCCGCCAGGGCCATGAAGTGCGCACGATCGTTCCACACCGCCGCATTCCCCTCGCTCAGGCGCAGGTAGGCCTCGTGGACAATGGCGGTGGTATTGAGCGTCTCAGACGCCCCCTGCCGCGCCCGCTGGTCATGCGCGAGGCGCCGCAGCTGGTCATAGACCTGGGCGTACAGTTCGCCGATCGGCGTGGAAGAAGACTCGGTCACCACGGCATAAGAGGCGCGCCATGAGGCACCCTCCGCAACCCCTCGGCACCGCCGCCATCGCGCCCCCGCCTTGTCCGCACATCTTGGCCGCCGCACTTTCCGTCGTGATGGGCACCCCACCGCGCGTCCCACCCGATCGACTGCCCCGCATCGAGGCCATCTTCTCGGAGGCCCTCGCGCGCACGCCGGAAACTCGCCCCGCCTTCCTCGCCGAGGCATGCGGATCCGATGCCGACATCCGCCAGGAAGTGGAGAGCCTGCTCGCCGCCCTCGAGCGCTCAGGGGAACGATGGGAGACCCCCGCCCTGCCGCTCGTCGACCTCGCCTCGGTCTCACGCACCGGCGAGACACGCGTCGGGATGATGGTCGGACCGTACCGCTTGATCCGCCTCATTGCCCAGGGCGGCATGGGCGCGGTGTACGAGGGTGAGCGTGCGGACGCGCAATTCCGGCAACGTGTCGCCGTGAAGTTCCTGCGCCATGGCATCCCGACCGCGCAGTCGCGACGGCGCTTTGAACATGAGCGCGCCATCCAGGCGCGACTACAGCATCGCAACATCGCTGGTCTGTTCGACGGCGGCGTCCTCCCCGATGGCCATCCGTATTTCGTCATGGAGTTTGTCGACGGCGTTCCCATTACGACCTACGCCGCCACCCATGCCCTCTCGATTCCCGCCCGACTCCAGCTGGTGCGCCAGGTGTGCCGCGCGGTGCATTACGCCCACGAACACCAAGTGGTCCACCGCGACCTGAAGCCGAGCAACATCCTCGTCACCACGGACGGCACCGTCAAGCTCCTCGACTTCGGGATCGCGCGGCTCCTCGAAGGGTCCGACGACGACCTCCCGCTCACGCTCGGCGGAGACCGCGCGCTGACTCTCGAATACGCAAGCCCCGAACAGATCAACGGACAGCAGGTCACGACGGCGTCCGACATCTACTCACTCGGCGTCGTCCTCTACGAGCTGCTGGCCGGGCGGCGCCCGTTCCTGATGGCCGACCTGCCGATCGCCGAGGCCGTTCGGCAGGTCACCCAGGTCCCGCCGGTGCCTCCCAGTGTCGCCGTCGACTCCACGATGCCCGAGGGTGTGCGCCGCGTCCTGCGCGGTGAATTGGACGACATCACCGCCATGGCCCTGCGCAAGGAACCGGAGCGCCGCTACGCCTCGGTTGACGCGTTCGCCCACGACCTCGCCGCGTGGGAACAGGGGCGCCCGGTCAGCGCCACCGCAGATACCGTTGCGTACAGCATCAGGAAGTTTGTGCAGCGGCACCGATGGCAGAGTGCCAGCGCCGCGCTGCTGGTGCTGTCACTGGTCGTTGGGGCAACCACCACCTGGTGGCAGGCGCGACGCGCCGAG
This region of Gemmatimonadota bacterium genomic DNA includes:
- a CDS encoding sigma-70 family RNA polymerase sigma factor encodes the protein MPRRGRRGEFPACARGPPRRWPRCGAVDRVGRAVGCPSRRKVRRPRCADKAGARWRRCRGVAEGASWRASYAVVTESSSTPIGELYAQVYDQLRRLAHDQRARQGASETLNTTAIVHEAYLRLSEGNAAVWNDRAHFMALAARAMRYVLVDHARARVAEKRGGGVRAVSLDEGALPAVDRAEDLLAIEEALVRLEQHDARLGQLVQLRFFAGLSYEEIAPVVGLSVPTVKRDWARARAWLYRFMTEGTA
- a CDS encoding serine/threonine protein kinase, coding for MESLLAALERSGERWETPALPLVDLASVSRTGETRVGMMVGPYRLIRLIAQGGMGAVYEGERADAQFRQRVAVKFLRHGIPTAQSRRRFEHERAIQARLQHRNIAGLFDGGVLPDGHPYFVMEFVDGVPITTYAATHALSIPARLQLVRQVCRAVHYAHEHQVVHRDLKPSNILVTTDGTVKLLDFGIARLLEGSDDDLPLTLGGDRALTLEYASPEQINGQQVTTASDIYSLGVVLYELLAGRRPFLMADLPIAEAVRQVTQVPPVPPSVAVDSTMPEGVRRVLRGELDDITAMALRKEPERRYASVDAFAHDLAAWEQGRPVSATADTVAYSIRKFVQRHRWQSASAALLVLSLVVGATTTWWQARRAETRYRDGRRLANALLSDVHNAIADLPGATAARAALIAPALEYLDRTAREVVDDPALDRELAFAYQRIGDVQGNPTNANLGDIAGARASYRKALEIAERVYQQMPSDEGSARLVALVSERLADVGEDDGNVRGSMTHQDRAVRLYETIAQRWPSPEATHQLAVSLSKRGDLAGHPAFRNLGDTAAAMREYRSALALLERDSSTTTNAYRNRRYRALILERMGRISGDGGGADAPDLLARSLAQREQLAALRPGSMDAQRDVAIAHFLLCGLYQSRGELPTALAACEASYRIRRTIYRADPKNVQLLRGMGLIHHRLGDLAAARNDRLVARTQYRSALAFYDSSP